In the genome of Schistocerca piceifrons isolate TAMUIC-IGC-003096 chromosome X, iqSchPice1.1, whole genome shotgun sequence, one region contains:
- the LOC124722475 gene encoding zinc finger protein 492-like isoform X3 has product MALESNAWLSSNSTAAGTTAREQQQQQQQQQQQQQQQQQQPPPPPPPPPQHTAVVKTRDDQLGQVPQHGSQNFIGADDNQQRSLLKIPSSVVGKCSMFTQTEHTNRFTQTEHPAARYGGICLENGSNGGNCKADSSTMFDPAGMQQQGTSSQMYSASSDKNKDPEKTSSSASADFPFCYNVNMLQKVHQQSNSAVPVGGISGDDKGCYRFDVAQPFGYNYALVNQMSLAAAASTATFKCDVCGLVFAHLSLLNHHKRIHNTTNMLATGAQNAAESERQFTCDMCGVSFSLAGELKSHKNGVHGKANQNQQHIGSKCCESCGVELACEHNGGNLVKGKKNGKFVKCESCQEMMSGSSSGSGSTPVYSNSSGSGSESGGTNNAANNTNLGEIKPGHHPVKRRGVASVTKCHKCNGSGIIFIGGPRNATAVDKPFHCNVCDGTFSRYSSLWSHKRLHSGDKPFKCEICGLAFAKAAYLKNHARVHTGEKPFKCAVCGMQFSQSPHLKNHERIHSGERPYQCEVCDKTFARHSTLWNHRRIHTGEKPYRCEVCGSAFNQATHLKNHAKVHTGEKPHRCDICEVGFSDRFALKRHRGIHEKYGRTSVSASNNPTGNVQNSQVPPNTSNVNVSSVNVNSVSNVNAVNVNNVNNRNGSNPNSASNNSQAGIDDLYKCEVGGPVAFPGCSRPHDEKQ; this is encoded by the exons ATGGCCCTAGAGTCAAATGCTTGGCTCTCGTCCAACAGTACAGCTGCAGGTACAACAGCAAgggaacagcaacagcagcagcagcaacaacagcagcagcagcaacaacagcagcagcagccaccgccaccaccgccaccTCCTCCACAGCATACAGCTGTTGTAAAGACACGTGATGATCAGCTTGGTCAAGTTCCACAGCATGGTAGCCAGAATTTCATTGGAGCAGATGATAATCAGCAAAGAAGTTTGCTGAAAATACCCTCATCAGTTGTTGGCAAATGTTCCATGTTCACACAGACTGAACACACGAACAG GTTCACACAGACAGAACATCCAGCTGCCAGGTATGGTGGTATTTGTCTAGAAAACGGCAGTAACGGAGGTAACTGTAAAGCAGATTCATCTACCATGTTTGACCCAGCAGGTATGCAGCAGCAGGGCACCAGTTCACAGATGTATAGTGCTTCATCTGATAAAAATAAGGATCCTGAGAAAACATCTAGCAGTGCATCAGCGGATTTCCCTTTCTGCTACAACGTGAACATGCTTCAGAAAGTCCACCAACAGAGCAATTCAGCTGTACCTGTTGGAGGAATAAGTGGTGATGACAAAGGCTGCTATAGATTTGATGTAGCTCAACCATTTGGATACAATTATGCATTAGTTAATCAGATGTCTTTGGCAGCTGCTGCATCAACTGCAACATTTAAGTGTGATGTTTGTGGTTTAGTGTTTGCTCATCTCTCTCTCTTAAATCATCATAAAAGGATACATAACACAACTAATATGCTGGCAACTGGAGCTCAAAATGCTGCAGAAAGTGAACGCCAGTTTACTTGTGATATGTGTGGTGTGAGTTTTAGTTTAGCAGGGGAACTTAAGAGCCACAAGAATGGAGTTCATGGGAAAGCTAATCAGAATCAGCAGCACATAGGAAGTAAGTGCTGTGAGTCTTGTGGTGTTGAATTAGCTTGTGAACATAACGGTGGTAATTTGGTGAAAGGTAAGAAGAATGGAAAGTTTGTGAAATGTGAATCATGTCAAGAAATGATGTCAGGCAGCAGTTCAGGTTCTGGCTCCACTCCTGTGTACAGCAATAGCAGTGGTTCGGGGAGTGAGAGTGGTGGTACCAACAATGCTGCAAATAATACAAATCTGGGTGAGATAAAACCTGGGCATCATCCAGTGAAACGTAGAGGTGTGGCCAGTGTTACAAAATGTCATAAATGTAATGGATCTGGCATCATTTTCATTGGTGGGCCTCGTAACGCAACAGCTGTTGACAAACCCTTCCACTGTAATGTTTGTGATGGAACATTTTCAAGATATTCTAGTTTGTGGAGCCACAAAAGATTGCATAGTGGCGATAAACCTTTTAAGTGTGAAATCTGTGGTCTCGCATTTGCGAAAGCGGCATACCTGAAAAACCATGCTCGTGTGCACACGGGAGAAAAACCTTTCAAGTGTGCCGTTTGCGGGATGCAATTCTCACAGTCCCCACACTTGAAGAACCATGAGAGGATACATTCGGGTGAACGTCCGTACCAGTGTGAAGTGTGCGACAAGACATTTGCCCGTCATTCGACACTATGGAATCACAGACGTATTCACACCGGTGAGAAACCTTACCGATGTGAAGTCTGCGGCTCTGCATTCAATCAAGCTACCCACCTAAAAAATCATGCCAAGGTCCATACTGGTGAGAAACCACACCGATGCGACATTTGTGAGGTTGGCTTTTCTGACAGATTCGCTCTGAAGCGCCACCGTGGTATACATGAAAAGTATGGAAGAACGTCTGTTAGTGCTTCAAATAATCCAACTGGAAATGTGCAGAACAGTCAGGTACCTCCAAATACTTCAAATGTGAATGTTAGTAGTGTTAatgtaaattctgtttctaatgtaAATGCTGTGAATGTTAACAATGTTAATAACAGAAATGGGTCAAACCCAAATTCAGCTTCAAATAATTCACAAGCTGGCATAGACGACCTATACAAATGTGAGGTTGGAGGGCCAGTGGCATTTCCTGGTTGTTCCAGGCCCCATGATGAGAAACAGTGA
- the LOC124722475 gene encoding zinc finger protein 492-like isoform X2: MFDYRQASVRTSMALESNAWLSSNSTAAGTTAREQQQQQQQQQQQQQQQQQQPPPPPPPPPQHTAVVKTRDDQLGQVPQHGSQNFIGADDNQQRSLLKIPSSVVGKCSMFTQTEHTNRFTQTEHPAARYGGICLENGSNGGNCKADSSTMFDPAGMQQQGTSSQMYSASSDKNKDPEKTSSSASADFPFCYNVNMLQKVHQQSNSAVPVGGISGDDKGCYRFDVAQPFGYNYALVNQMSLAAAASTATFKCDVCGLVFAHLSLLNHHKRIHNTTNMLATGAQNAAESERQFTCDMCGVSFSLAGELKSHKNGVHGKANQNQQHIGSKCCESCGVELACEHNGGNLVKGKKNGKFVKCESCQEMMSGSSSGSGSTPVYSNSSGSGSESGGTNNAANNTNLGEIKPGHHPVKRRGVASVTKCHKCNGSGIIFIGGPRNATAVDKPFHCNVCDGTFSRYSSLWSHKRLHSGDKPFKCEICGLAFAKAAYLKNHARVHTGEKPFKCAVCGMQFSQSPHLKNHERIHSGERPYQCEVCDKTFARHSTLWNHRRIHTGEKPYRCEVCGSAFNQATHLKNHAKVHTGEKPHRCDICEVGFSDRFALKRHRGIHEKYGRTSVSASNNPTGNVQNSQVPPNTSNVNVSSVNVNSVSNVNAVNVNNVNNRNGSNPNSASNNSQAGIDDLYKCEVGGPVAFPGCSRPHDEKQ, from the exons GTTTGATTACCGGCAGGCATCTGTGCGAACATCAATGGCCCTAGAGTCAAATGCTTGGCTCTCGTCCAACAGTACAGCTGCAGGTACAACAGCAAgggaacagcaacagcagcagcagcaacaacagcagcagcagcaacaacagcagcagcagccaccgccaccaccgccaccTCCTCCACAGCATACAGCTGTTGTAAAGACACGTGATGATCAGCTTGGTCAAGTTCCACAGCATGGTAGCCAGAATTTCATTGGAGCAGATGATAATCAGCAAAGAAGTTTGCTGAAAATACCCTCATCAGTTGTTGGCAAATGTTCCATGTTCACACAGACTGAACACACGAACAG GTTCACACAGACAGAACATCCAGCTGCCAGGTATGGTGGTATTTGTCTAGAAAACGGCAGTAACGGAGGTAACTGTAAAGCAGATTCATCTACCATGTTTGACCCAGCAGGTATGCAGCAGCAGGGCACCAGTTCACAGATGTATAGTGCTTCATCTGATAAAAATAAGGATCCTGAGAAAACATCTAGCAGTGCATCAGCGGATTTCCCTTTCTGCTACAACGTGAACATGCTTCAGAAAGTCCACCAACAGAGCAATTCAGCTGTACCTGTTGGAGGAATAAGTGGTGATGACAAAGGCTGCTATAGATTTGATGTAGCTCAACCATTTGGATACAATTATGCATTAGTTAATCAGATGTCTTTGGCAGCTGCTGCATCAACTGCAACATTTAAGTGTGATGTTTGTGGTTTAGTGTTTGCTCATCTCTCTCTCTTAAATCATCATAAAAGGATACATAACACAACTAATATGCTGGCAACTGGAGCTCAAAATGCTGCAGAAAGTGAACGCCAGTTTACTTGTGATATGTGTGGTGTGAGTTTTAGTTTAGCAGGGGAACTTAAGAGCCACAAGAATGGAGTTCATGGGAAAGCTAATCAGAATCAGCAGCACATAGGAAGTAAGTGCTGTGAGTCTTGTGGTGTTGAATTAGCTTGTGAACATAACGGTGGTAATTTGGTGAAAGGTAAGAAGAATGGAAAGTTTGTGAAATGTGAATCATGTCAAGAAATGATGTCAGGCAGCAGTTCAGGTTCTGGCTCCACTCCTGTGTACAGCAATAGCAGTGGTTCGGGGAGTGAGAGTGGTGGTACCAACAATGCTGCAAATAATACAAATCTGGGTGAGATAAAACCTGGGCATCATCCAGTGAAACGTAGAGGTGTGGCCAGTGTTACAAAATGTCATAAATGTAATGGATCTGGCATCATTTTCATTGGTGGGCCTCGTAACGCAACAGCTGTTGACAAACCCTTCCACTGTAATGTTTGTGATGGAACATTTTCAAGATATTCTAGTTTGTGGAGCCACAAAAGATTGCATAGTGGCGATAAACCTTTTAAGTGTGAAATCTGTGGTCTCGCATTTGCGAAAGCGGCATACCTGAAAAACCATGCTCGTGTGCACACGGGAGAAAAACCTTTCAAGTGTGCCGTTTGCGGGATGCAATTCTCACAGTCCCCACACTTGAAGAACCATGAGAGGATACATTCGGGTGAACGTCCGTACCAGTGTGAAGTGTGCGACAAGACATTTGCCCGTCATTCGACACTATGGAATCACAGACGTATTCACACCGGTGAGAAACCTTACCGATGTGAAGTCTGCGGCTCTGCATTCAATCAAGCTACCCACCTAAAAAATCATGCCAAGGTCCATACTGGTGAGAAACCACACCGATGCGACATTTGTGAGGTTGGCTTTTCTGACAGATTCGCTCTGAAGCGCCACCGTGGTATACATGAAAAGTATGGAAGAACGTCTGTTAGTGCTTCAAATAATCCAACTGGAAATGTGCAGAACAGTCAGGTACCTCCAAATACTTCAAATGTGAATGTTAGTAGTGTTAatgtaaattctgtttctaatgtaAATGCTGTGAATGTTAACAATGTTAATAACAGAAATGGGTCAAACCCAAATTCAGCTTCAAATAATTCACAAGCTGGCATAGACGACCTATACAAATGTGAGGTTGGAGGGCCAGTGGCATTTCCTGGTTGTTCCAGGCCCCATGATGAGAAACAGTGA